The Blattabacterium cuenoti genome includes the window AAAAAATTCTGATCATCTATAACTGGAAGTGAAATTCTATTAGTCATAGAAAACATTTTATTAGCTTTTTCTTCCGAATCTGTAATATTTAAAGCTTCAACAGATAGACCATCTATTAAATCGTATACTTTTGTATTTGGATCTACTAATAAAAATTCTCGTATTTTTATATCATCTATTAGTTTCCCTTTTTGGTCTATGATATAGACGATTTCTATAACATCACTATTCTTGACCTCTTTACGAATATAATCTAAAACTTCTTGCACACTCCAAGTTTCTTGAACAGCAAGATAATATGGAATCATCAAACGACCTACACTATTTTTAGGATATCCTAGAGATACTAAAGTTTCACATTTTTCTTCTGGATTTAAATATTTAATTAAATCTTTCAAAACACTTTTTGGTAGATTTTCTAAAAAATAAACACGATCATTCACCGATAAATTATTTAATAATTCCATTTTTTTAATGGAAGACAAACCTTTTATAATTTTTTTTTTTATAGATAAATCTAATACTCTAAAAATAGAAATAGCTTTACGTAATTTTAACAAACTAAATATTTTTACAATATTATTAGGATTGTTATGAATAATTTTTATTAATCTATTTACAGTTTGATTATTTAGAAATTTATCGTTATTTAAATAATCTTGTTCCTCATTAAACATTTTTTATTTGTTTTTATAAAAATTTTTTGAGATAATAACATGATTGGATTCATTTTCGCAAAAAAATAAAGTAATTTTTATATTTTTCTGCAGAAAAAAATTAAAATTACGTAATAAAATCATTGTAATATATATGAATATGCATAGTTTTAAAAAAAACTAAAAATGGAATATAATTTTCGTGAAATAGAAAAACGTTGGCAAATATATTGGAAAAAACATAACGTTTTTCATACAAAAGAGAATGAAAAAATAAAAAAATACTACATTTTGAATATGTTTCCTTATCCTTCTGGAACAGGTCTTCATGTAGGACATTGTTTAGGTTATATAGCATCAGATGTTTATGCTAGATATAAACGAGCAGAAGGATATAATGTTTTAAACCCCATAGGATTTGATTCCTTTGGACTTCCTGCAGAACAATATGCTATACAAACAGGAAAACATCCTAACGATACCATTCGTGAAAATTCACGTAGATATAAAAAACAAATGAATAAAATAGGACTTTCTTTTGACTGGAATAGAAAATTATATACTAGTAATCCAAATTATTATCGATGGACTCAATGGATGTTTATTCAAATTTTTAATTCTTGGTATGATAAAAATAGTGAACAAGCTAAATCTATAGATATTTTAATTGAAGAATTTAATAAAAACGGAAATAATTTCATTAACGCAAACACTACGTCAAATTATAAATTCAATTCAAAAACATGGAATCAATTTAATCCATACGAAAAAGAATCTATTCTTTTAGATTACAGATTAGCTTTTTTATGTAAAAATACAGTTAATTGGTGTCCGGATTTAGGAACGGTATTAGCCAATGATGAAATAAAAAATGGAAAAAGTGAAAGAGGAGGATATCCAGTATACAAAAAAAAAATGTTACAATGGCATATAAGAATTTCTGCATATGCAGAAAGACTCATAAAAGGATTAAATCTTATTCATTGTTCTCAATCTTTAAAAAAATTACAATATAATTGGATAGGAAAATCAATAGGAGTTTCTATTTTATTAAAAATTATTTCACCTATTGGTGAATTTAATCAAATTGAATTATTTACTTCTCATCCAGAAATGATATTTGGAATGACTTTCATCGTATTATCTACAGATCACCCTCTTGCAGAAAAGATAAGTATTTTTTCTTTACAAGATCATAAAAATGTTTTAACATATCTTACTAAAGAATTTTCCACATACGAAAATACGAAAAATATTTCTGGGGTTTTTACAGGAAATTATGTTTTACATCCTTTTATTTCTAATAAAAAAATTCCCATTTATATCAGTAATTTTTTCACTGTAAATAATCAAACTAAATCTATGATAGGAATCCCTGGGGATGAAGAAAAAAGTAAAAAATTTGCCCAAAAATTTGGAATAGAAATCATAGAAGTTTTAGATATGAATGAAACATGTATTAATTCTAATTTTTTAAATGGATTAAATCGTAAACAAGCAAAAGAGAAAATCATAAAAGTTCTCCTAAATAAAAAAATAGGAAAAGCTAAAACTAGTTATAAGATTCGTGATGCTGTTTTTTCTAGACAAAGATATTGGGGAGAACCAATTCCTATTTATTTCAAAAATAAAATCCCCAAAACAATTCCCGTTAATAAATTACCTATTATACTTCCCAAAATAGATAATTTTCATCCTGAAGATGGAAAACCTCCATTAAGTCGAGCTATAAATTGGGCTTGGGATGAAAAAAATATGAAAATTGTTCCTAATATTCTTATTGATCAAAAATATGTTTTTCCAATAGAAACTAGTACAATGCCTAGTTGGGCAGGATCAAGTTGGTATTTTCTTAGATATATGGACGCGCATAATAATAAATTTTTTCTTGATAAAGAAAAAGAAAATTATTGGAAAAACGTTGATTTATATATTGGTGGATCTGAACATAGTACTGGGCATTTGATCTATGCTAGATTTTGGAACAAATTTTTACTAGATAGAGGATGGATCACGACTGAGGAGCCTTTCAAAAAAATATTGAATCAAGGAATGATTTTGAGTTATTCTGCTATTATACTTAAAGTAATAGGGGAAAATATTTTTGTGTCTTATGGATTAAAAAATAAAAAACATGCATATTCTTCTTTTCAAGAAGTATATGTGGATCTCTTTTTAATTAAAAAAAACAATGAATTAGATATTAATAGGTTTAAGAAATACAGGCCTGAATTTTATTCATCTGTTTTTATTTTGGAAAGAGGGGTCTTTTTTTGTAAAAGGAAATTGGAAAAAATGTCAAAATCTAAATATAATGTAATAAATCCTGATGATATTTATGAAAAATATGGATCAGATATATTTCGTATTTATGAAATGTTTTTAGGTCCTATTAATCAATCTAAACCTTGGGATGAAAAAAAAATAAATGGAATAAAAAATTTTATAAATAAATTTTGGTGTTTATTTCATAATAATAAAATCTTTAAAATAAGTGAAATCAATCCAACATTTCAAGAATTTCAAATTTTACATAACACCATAAAAAAAATACAAAATAAAATGCAATCTTTTTCTTGGAATACATCTATTAGTTTATTAATGATAATAACTAATCAGTTAACTACGTTAAAATGTAATAAAAGAAAAATATTAGAACCTTTGGTTCAATTGATAGCTCCATTTGCTCCTCATATATCCGAAGAATTATGGTATAAGCTGGGGAAAAGAAAATCTATTATATATTATAATATTCCAATTTTTAATCCAAAATATATAGTGGAAAAAGAAATAACATATCCGATTATGTTTAATGGAAAATTAAAATTTTTAGAAAAATTTGATTCTAGAACTTCAATAGAAGAAATAAAAAATAAAATATTGAGTCATCCTAAAACAAAGTTTTTTTTGAAAAAAAAGACTTTTCAAAAATTAATTTTAGTCCCTAAAAAAGTAATAAATATTTTATTTAAATAAATTTTTTAAAATGACCTCATGTTCCATTATTAAATCCATATTTTTATGGATTAAAATTTATACATAAAACGTAGATTTGTACTCGATAATGTAGCATTCATTTTTGTATTTTTCATTCTATAGAAATGTGTAAAAACTTTTTTTATGTCAAAAAACCAAAATAAAACTGGTGCATATAGTTTTTTTAATTGTATAGAAAAAAATTTTGATAAAGCTGCACGATTTATTTCTTCTATTGAAAAAGGTCTTTTAGAACAAATTAAAGCTTGCAATGCTGTATATCGAATGCATTTTCCTGTGAAAATAGGAAAAGAAATTAGAGTCATTGAAGCGTATAGAGTTCAACATTCTCATCATAAACTTCCTTGTAAAGGAGGGATTCGATATAGTATTAAAGTTAATCAAGATGAAGTTATGACTTTAGCTGCTTTAATGACCTATAAATGTGCTATAGTTGATGTCCCTTTTGGAGGAGCTAAAGGTGGAATAAAAATTGATCCTCAAACTATATCAGCAGAAAATATAGAAA containing:
- the mgtE gene encoding magnesium transporter, which produces MFNEEQDYLNNDKFLNNQTVNRLIKIIHNNPNNIVKIFSLLKLRKAISIFRVLDLSIKKKIIKGLSSIKKMELLNNLSVNDRVYFLENLPKSVLKDLIKYLNPEEKCETLVSLGYPKNSVGRLMIPYYLAVQETWSVQEVLDYIRKEVKNSDVIEIVYIIDQKGKLIDDIKIREFLLVDPNTKVYDLIDGLSVEALNITDSEEKANKMFSMTNRISLPVIDDQNFLLGIVTVDDILWVLNENYREDFQKIGGMEALNQSYLNVPLYKLIKKRAGWLILLFIGEMLTTTVMQKFSSVIEKAVVLALFIPLVVSSGGNSGSQAASLIIQAMSLGEVKIKDWWIVMRREIICGFFLGSILGLTGFIRVIAWHKINLFNYGSHWILVGVTVFLSLIGVVLWGTLSGSMLPFIIKKLRGDPAISSAPFVATLVDVVGLIIYFSISCFLLHGTLL
- the leuS gene encoding leucine--tRNA ligase, which gives rise to MEYNFREIEKRWQIYWKKHNVFHTKENEKIKKYYILNMFPYPSGTGLHVGHCLGYIASDVYARYKRAEGYNVLNPIGFDSFGLPAEQYAIQTGKHPNDTIRENSRRYKKQMNKIGLSFDWNRKLYTSNPNYYRWTQWMFIQIFNSWYDKNSEQAKSIDILIEEFNKNGNNFINANTTSNYKFNSKTWNQFNPYEKESILLDYRLAFLCKNTVNWCPDLGTVLANDEIKNGKSERGGYPVYKKKMLQWHIRISAYAERLIKGLNLIHCSQSLKKLQYNWIGKSIGVSILLKIISPIGEFNQIELFTSHPEMIFGMTFIVLSTDHPLAEKISIFSLQDHKNVLTYLTKEFSTYENTKNISGVFTGNYVLHPFISNKKIPIYISNFFTVNNQTKSMIGIPGDEEKSKKFAQKFGIEIIEVLDMNETCINSNFLNGLNRKQAKEKIIKVLLNKKIGKAKTSYKIRDAVFSRQRYWGEPIPIYFKNKIPKTIPVNKLPIILPKIDNFHPEDGKPPLSRAINWAWDEKNMKIVPNILIDQKYVFPIETSTMPSWAGSSWYFLRYMDAHNNKFFLDKEKENYWKNVDLYIGGSEHSTGHLIYARFWNKFLLDRGWITTEEPFKKILNQGMILSYSAIILKVIGENIFVSYGLKNKKHAYSSFQEVYVDLFLIKKNNELDINRFKKYRPEFYSSVFILERGVFFCKRKLEKMSKSKYNVINPDDIYEKYGSDIFRIYEMFLGPINQSKPWDEKKINGIKNFINKFWCLFHNNKIFKISEINPTFQEFQILHNTIKKIQNKMQSFSWNTSISLLMIITNQLTTLKCNKRKILEPLVQLIAPFAPHISEELWYKLGKRKSIIYYNIPIFNPKYIVEKEITYPIMFNGKLKFLEKFDSRTSIEEIKNKILSHPKTKFFLKKKTFQKLILVPKKVINILFK